The Magnolia sinica isolate HGM2019 chromosome 3, MsV1, whole genome shotgun sequence genome includes the window AGATCTTTCGCATGCTATTTCTTTCTTATGCAATGACATGTGTCCATTTCTAATTGGCTAttttaagaatgataagaaatagggtacaacattggcCTGCACGTCGCTTAGCCTTTGGCAAAATTATGAAAACGATGGTGACTCATTATTCAATTCAATAAATGCAACCGCTCGACCAGGCAAAAATATCAAATTCAGCCatcttggtcgaactcggctaTCTCGGTTAAAAAACATCAAATTTGACCATCTTATTCAAAAAATATCAATGTCGGCCATCTTGGTTAAACTTTAGCATCTTGGTCGAAAAACATCAAGGTCGATCATCTTGGTTGAACTCggccatcttgatcgaaaaataTCAAATTCGGTCGTGGCAATGGAGATTATTGGTCAATCTATTCCATATAAGGCTCTTGGTAGACTCAGGTAGTAGTACGGCTAAGAACTTGACTTGCCACATCTTGGACTGGTTGTAAATTAAACTTTGTTATGATCCAAATGGCATGATTCGGCCACAGGAGATAGCTCGGGACCTACCGGGTATTGTTCTCCATTGTAAGAGATATTCCTAGGGAGAGGTTGCCCTCAAATATTTCCTAATTTATAACATCAAAAATGTAATTCCTTTTTATTCCGCACTTCCTGTACTGGAGTAGGGTGCGTGTTTCGTTGTGAAAGAAGTACTAGTGGTGCTGCCTGTACAGGTGCCATATTTCTAACAAAACTAGTTTCAACAATTTGTTGAGGAACAGTTTGTTGAGGCACAATGGGCGATCTTTCGACAAAAACAACCATCATCTGATTCAAGCTCTCAGTCTGATTAGCCATCCACCAGTTGAAAGTTTAAGCCTGAATTTGAGATTGCTCATGGTTTGTACAAGACTGAATATTTTACATGTGGTGAGTGTTGTTAGAAGATACATGTTTAACCCCGACAAGTAACACTGGGAGGCAGTGAAATTGCTAATTCGATATACTCGAGGTGCGTGAGATTATGTCTTATCGTTTAAACAATCAGGGGACAAGTGAGTATGCTGCATGCATGGATTCAGATTATGCGGGCAGTGTGGATAATAAAAGATCGACTTCCGGTTACTCATTGTGCTagtaggtggagcaatcagttggatgtcgaagcttcaatctatggtgactctttccacaactgaagttgagtatatgacagtgacaaaaATGTTTAAGGAAGATGTTTGGTTGAAAGGAATGATAAATTAGCTTGGGCTTCAATGAGAGGCTGTGCCAGTCAATTGTGACAACAAAAGCacgatcaatttggctaaaaactctatttatcactaacgtactaaacatattaatgtgcgtcatcattttatctgacaagTACTTGATAAATGAGGATTGACTCTGGAGAAGATCCACACAAGAGTGAATCCAACTGACATGATTACTAAGGTGGTTtccacaaagaagttcaagttctatgcaacttttCTAGGCTTGGAGAAGGCTTAAATGGAGGACGCAGTATGCACGAGAAGCGACATTAAAGCTATGATGTAAGAAAAATTAAAGATGGTAATGTATAAGGAGCTatgaaaaatgaagattgaagatatagcgaagattgttgttgatgtctcaaatctatCAGTAAcagggtttgtcgatgccatcgacaaaccaCTCAATGCGATCGAGCAaatgtcgatgccatcaatagatactcgatcccatcgagaaaatctaaaaaatctatgttggttgttggactgTTTTAGAGGTATTAGTCGATGGTATCGAActccgttcgatgtcatcgacaggtcTTCGAGAGATATCGATACCATTGAAAGTCCCATCAGAGATTTACGCAGAATTGCATAAGTGTGCTagttgtttcctattccggttgtgatagtatatatatcatgtgtaatcTATATTATGGTAAGGTTAAGTtgtattagggctttctaaaacattcataagagttcaagggcatagctagggttTGAAGGAGATTTAAGGCTTACTCGAATCGGTAAAAACACAATCTCTTGTAATTACTTCTTTCATTGTGCATTATTGGTTGCtttggttttttcccacaaagctttttccacataaaatttagATTGTTCTTGTTTGCGCTTGTTTGTGTGATTGCGTGTAGTTTGTTTGATTTTGCTATATATGCTTCCCTGGTTCACAACAATTTCTTTCCTCAAGTTCCctcttgtgtgtcccacttgagttatAGATACAACTCacttttggtcacatgtcctaaaatgagcttgcaaaacagaaggttgggttggatttctcacaaacatcaccgtaGGCCCCTCCTAGCATCCCAGTGCAAAACAGAAGGCTGGGTTGGATTTCTCTTGTCTTTGAAGGAAGATTGAGAATTTAAGAAATTGCTTGATTGTTCAAATTCAAAATGTTTCTTAATGTTTTTGGATAATTATGCCATGTCGGCTAAGTACATATTTGATGATTACTGGTCTTATCTTGAATTAGGCTTTGCATCTGCTCAGACGATTGTTGGTCTCAAAAACACCTATGACGGACGTATTTCTGCCGAAGCCAGATGCTCTTGGGAATGCTTTTGACTCCCAAAAGTTGAGCCCCGAAGACATAGCCACAGATAAGAAAGACACTGGCAAAACGATGAGCGTGAAGCTTCTGATCAGCAAATCCATTAACAAGGTGTTGTACGCAGAGGCCACAAATGACTTTTTGGACCTTCTATTCAGCTTCCTCACCTTTCCTCTTGGATCCATAGTAAAGCTCTTGGGCCCAGGTTCTTCTATCGGATGTTTGGATAACTTGCGCAAAAGCGTGGAAGATTTGAGTGGTGGCGACGAATGTATCATATCCGAGGAATGCAGAGTCATGCTACTTGACCCCAAGCTATCGCTTCATATGGGGTGTGACAACCAGCTACTGCCGGTTGTGGAGGTGGGCCCTAAGACAATCGACATTTCTAAGTTCTGTCGTTGTGTTTTCTTTCGCAGCGACAACGGCCACTCCAAGTCAGACTGCACCGGTCTCAGGAGCCTAGTATGTCATTTCATAAATCCAAAGTTGAGAGGTGCAGCCACGGAGTGCGGAGGAGGATTTGTGAAGGGAACGAAGATGAAGTTTATAATAacggatgggttggatgtgaaGCCTCTATCCTTTATTTCACTCAATCCCATCCTTGACAGATTCAACGTGCCCATCGGGGATGTAAAGAAGCGAGTAGTAAGCGTGGGCAAGGAGGAGGTAATGTAGATTGTTCCTACATCGATTAGATTGAGAAATGCTGGGGCTAGTCATGCTAGGATTGGCTAACAGTCGGTTGGAGGTGAACAATGTGTCACAGAGGGTTCCAGGCCACTCATCAATTGGGGGCCACCATGAACGtgtcctggcccaaaaatcaatgagctccgttcatcaggtggacccatccatttttctcatgcGGAATGAACCACCTGACCAGAAGCCggatctgatttttgggctaggatGTGTTTGCGATGGCCCCGCATGATATGTGGCCTAGATTCTCCATAGGCATTCTATGTTGACGAGCCCTTGCAACAAAAAGAtatgtggaacccactgtgatgtttgtgacatctactccatccatccattgtcGCCCTAGCTCATGCTAGGATGTGATCCAAAACATCATGCAAAGTATGCCTCATCACAGGAACCAGTGGAGATAGGACGCCCACCAATGAAACTttcttgggccccaccaagcttttggataaggctgatattaatgctttcctttcatcttggtgggactcacctcatgaactgattggatggcatGCAAATAAACGGtgaaccctaggaaggtttcaacggtgagcgttcCCATCCCAGTGTTTCTCCAGTTGAATTTtgaatgtgcttcatttttttatcgcaccctaaaaaataaaaaactgatggatggagtggatgacaCCTATGTTCAGTTTTCGTCGCACGACTTCCTGTAAGACGTGTGGCCGGAAATTCTTGTCTCATGGCTTCCCTGTACTGCATTTGCTAATGATTACTTTCAGTTTGCACAAGTTGAGCCATGGCTGGCTTATCCTGACTGTTGATAAGATGGATCTCTATGGGGATTGCACCAACACTCTTTCAGATGTGATGATCCTGTCCCTTTCACTGGTTGCCTTTGCAAACGGATGATTTTGAAAAGAAGCAGAACAATGGACCACATGTCTGCCATGAAAAATACCCTTCCCCAAAAGTTTGGTTGGTCCAGTCATCCAGTGGTCCAcacatgtatgtaaaatccaatGAGAAACAGACAACTGGTGGTCTATATTCAACTTACACGTGGAGCTCCTGATGACTGGTCCATCTTGGTTTTGTGGGATGTTTGTATATGTGCTGTGAATAGAATATAAACAGGCTAGGGAGTTGAACTCCAAGCTTACAATTGCACTTGTTTCTTTGGTCGCAGGCTCTCTCTCTACTGAAGGCCTCTTTGCGCTCCAAAACAGTTCTGAGCGATGTCTTCTGTCAGAAGAAAGTATATCAATCTAAGATCAAATTGGAACGGGAATGACAATATCAGTTAGATGGCTAGGATAGTCTTATTTTGATCCATGCCCTAATTACTATGACGTGGAGTTTATCTGTTCTCTTTCGTTGTTATACAAATTAACTTGGATTGGTAACTTACGTTTAGGTGTTTGAGGTTTGCTAGAACACATCCCTATGCATTGCAATAACATACGTAGAGACTGGCCGTTTGACTGTAAAACGGATGTTCCCAAAATTGGATTAGGCGTCTTCAAATGGACGGTGAGATGCAAGAAAGTGTTAAATGGTTGAAAATCAGGAGGGTGTTAATATTGTCTTATTAGTCTGGTATTTAAACCATGAGCCAGGAGAGTTATGTTCACACCCAGCTGATCACGGCAAGATTAATGGTCTCCAAGATGTCATGTGGCAACCATGTCATACTGGGTAAGAATAAACTTCAAAGCCAAAATGCTAGTAGCGTGTTTAACATGATAAGATCAAGATTAGAATATGAGAAAAGTTAACACTATGTAAAGCAAGAGTaccgtaaaaaataaaaaattaaaaaattaaaaaattaaaaaaaaaaaaccaaaaaacaatcCTGCAAAAAAGGATAGAGCCAAAGAAGCAtccactaaaaaataaaaaaattaaaatttaaaaaaaaaaaaaacaggcatGTGCACTTGCATAAGAGTAGTATAAGTATCCATGACCTATTGTCCTACCGAGCAAATCACGCCTTGATTATATCATGCTTCACaccttgattatttatttatttttctacttaTTTTATTTCTTTGCTAATTATACTTAACTTcaaatataaattaataaaattggtaTTCTAACATTTTGTTTTAATCTTTTCCATCCATTAAGGCCTAATCTCTTTCCTGATAATTTGCCTGATCACCTTTAACAATTGGTGGTTGGAAAGGTACTTGATGTTCACAAATTCGGTCTTAATTAGTCTATTTAATCACCTGGGATCACAAGTATTCAATTGTACTTGAGTCGAGTACGACTTTAACATGCTAATTGCACAAGTTCAACAGCACTATCCTAACTGCACAAGTTTGACTACAAGCCGCCTTAATCAATCAACACACGTGGCCATGTGTTTGATTGAACAGCTAACAAGTTAGTCGAATAAGTGGATGTTCCGCATCCACCATCAGAGATTGATTGAGTCGGTTCTACATTCGTTAAAAAGTGTCGATGGACACTGGATTGGAGACGCGCGCAGGTACATGGAAGCTCATAAGGATCAGTGTACTCTTATGCGTGGTTTGAGGGCACATCTGCCACCGCCGCACATGTGAACGAGATCCAGGGCATTACATCAGTCGTAGCCCACCGTATTCACGTATAGGTCTAAAAAGTCAGACTAGACCACACATTATGCGGGCTGTACTTGCGACCTTAACCTTCATTGTAGCTAGTCCTCCACGTTTTTCTACTGTCCGTTTCTTTTGGAGAACTGATTTTGGGCACGGAATCTCTGCAGTAGTTGGTACATCTGATGAATGGCTGGATCTTTCCCATGTGTGTACGCTACGCGGCATAGGCTGCTCGTGTCTTTCTAACCGGAAGCAGACGCCGTTTTTTATGACGCGGATTTCTTTCCAGGCTTTGGCATGAAGTTCCTACCTCGGATCCTAggtaggcccaccgtaatgtttttgagaaatccatcttgcccatccattttacgagattattttaggacataaaacaaaaaatgagtagatccagccacatgagaggaaacagtggggattgaacatctaccattaaaacattctcgtagctacaaaagtttttcatCAGGCTAAGTCTCTTgtcattttcagtttatcccaatGATAATAACTTCATAGAGAGTCCacatgccatataaacatcaaggtggagccaatGAAGATCCTAACGGTAGATATTTTTTTCTCACTATTTTTTCTATTATGGCTCACTTGACTCtgggatccagctcatttttattACATATTTTAgaatgatctcgcaaaatagaTGGCCAGTTTGAATTTCTCAGAACAGCATGGCACCACATAATAAAAGTGGACCCTGTGGTTTGGTAGGAAGGGAACGGATTGAGCGAGACCCCCAATCCACCCAAGTGGGTGGAACCCTTGACTGTGGAGCTCGACTCATCTAGGATAGCTTTGTAATTTTCCTCCAGAAGTACTCTACGGAGAACGGGGTTGTGTTATACAACGATATGGGCGAGTGAACGTCGCCTTGGGGTTAGGGCAGAATTAATGCATCCACAATACGGTCGAGGGTtgcttgcagcccttgcatgatcAGCTGACTTTTCTAGTGAAAAACTTTCATTCTTCCCAATAGATAACGAATCCATAGATTACCATCCATGAAATTTTGGTTCATTCCATCGTTAGTTGACATCAACCAGACGAGACTCCTTTCTCTGATACCAGTTGACATACGGAAGGACGTGATGaagttgatcaccgtcttccttagggataactactttgaatccatagATCTCTCTGGACTCCTTATAGAGCTTTCTCGAATCTAGGAGGAATAAAAGaaggaataattcctaataatttgaaataatttgattgataaaaacaaaaaaaaatagacaAACTCAATTCCAATTAGACTTTgtgatttttggccaaaaataataagtatccAATTTAgcccaaccacgttattctccaaacttttctaagcccttttcatgtttggcatgactcctacaactcaaaggatcaagagttactcgaactaaaacttattatgtatactaAAAACGATACTAAATAGGACTTTTGAGCAttaatctaatggaatcttgcaaatctagCATGCGCAACCTAGCGtaatggggttggttggcttaagtaggttttcctaccccaaaatcatatatgatatgtcaaaaagcTTTTCCCAGTTTGTGAGATACAACCgatttaaggttttgatggtccagatcatttttgcctccgatcgggccttctttggtctaTCTTTGTCCATGAAAATGCCTGTGACCCGCTCTACGTCGAGAACAATCTCCCGAATCCTGAATTGGCTCAAGACCATTAGCCCTCGTCTCCCTCTTCCAAAGGACTCCAGGCCCATTTGCCTTTTGACTCTCCAAGCGTTGGGAATTCCCCCAAAGCCAACTTCTATCCATGTTCATCAAATAATCTATGCCTGAAGAGGGCTGGCTAAAAATCAATGTGGACAGATCGGAAAGAGGAAACCTGGGGCTCTCAGAAGGGAGGTCGGGGGTGTGGTATTTGCCTTTTCTAACAGCTACAGGTGGGGCTCTACCATTAGTGATTTTAGTAGAGAGTGACTCAAACGTAGTTGTCGATGTCTTCAACTCAATTCCATCCCATTGAAGTGGTCTCTTTAGTATTGGTGAGCACAGGTggttagaattaaaaaaaaaaagttcaaatctCCATTGCATACACTCCTAGGAAAGCTAATGAGGTAGCAGATGAACTTACTTACCAGGTAGTCAGACCCAAGCTGCCAAGGTTTTCCTTTCTAGAGCAGATCTCCCACCCTTGTTCCGTGGCACCTTATTTTTAAATAAGGTGGAGTTTGGCAACATCCTAGAGTCTAGGATGACCGATTAATGTTCATGGTTCTTCTTGCCTTTTCAAATATAATAGGTGGGTCCTCGCTCCTATTTTGCAGGGACCTGGCCGAATGTATTAACTGGTTGTTTCAGCCCTATTAAGTAAAGGAcagatattgaaaaaaaaaattaatcagcATTCCACTTCGTGTGAGAGTTAATTTACTGCTTGTGTTGTGCCCACGGTTATGTGAATAACCCATCTAACCtgtacatctaattgggtccCACCGTAGTGATGGGATGACCAAAAATCACTTGTCTAATAATCAGCCGTAGCTAAACCATATGTAATGGACTACCACCGAAAACTTCTAAATTCATATGGTGGCCTACGTGATGtgtggatcagcctaatttttaggatgtcttctaAATGTCACacaggctcaaactcggctcgaactagcccgagatGCTAattgaactgagccgagctggccagccatgctcaaggactgagccgagcagagttcgagctggggttagctactgattgagccgagccgagctgtgccaagctcgacccaGTTCAACTCGTGTATAGATCTACTGGTTtgataataaattgattaatgaccATCTTAATGAAAACTTAATTTGAAAAGTAGAGGGGATTGAATGACTATTGTTGGAACCTTCTTAGGGTTTATAgtgaggtttatttgtcatcttacctcttcataaggtcacacggacctggacgaatggaaaacacaaatatcaactcgacCAGAGCCTTCTAttgcctcaagaagttttcaacgtgcATCCAATTCCctctgtttcctttagtgtggccctattaagccttggatctgcttgtTTTTTGGTCTTATGCCCAAACTggtatgcaaaaatggatggatagtgtggatctaatacatacatcattatggagcCTACAGAACTTTCACATGTCAACACTTTGGTTGTTCTTCTCTCTATCGGGGATGTGCCACCAAGCAACATGATTTCTTTAGGTGTCGGATTTACATAgatcactgtgatgtatttattagatccaaactgtccattcatcttttcagatcattttaaggatatGAGCCCTTAAACAagacatctaaagctcaagtggaccacaccacaacaagcGGTAGGAATTGACacaaacttcttggggctatGGAAGGCtctgattaagctgatatttgtgttttaagtttATCTAGgtatttgtaaccttatgaacagtttagatggaatGTAAGCCTTACAattggccttaggaaggtttgaaCAGTAGTAGTAGTTCGTTCAATCCCCACAtacatctcattttttggctcactaTTAGTTGTTGTGTTGTGTAGCAGGCAATCTATTCCACAGAGATAAAATTGGAGTATTTGGTGAGCACAGCTCATCGAAAATGATGTGTCCTGGAATTTCCTTTACCTTCAACCCTGACAATCCACGCTCGAAATGTAGACAAATGAGGCTGGGTTTACGTTTACAGCCATGAGCCCAGTTCATTAGTTCTCACCTCTATAAAGCTGATGTTTAAATTGGTGATTACACCACCCATATGATTGTCCCATTACGAATGACCCACTATTAAGAAACCCACCCATCAAAGAAGCCGAGTTGTGCTGGTCTTTGGTCTTCAAAGAACATTAAGAGTAAAAGAAATGTTTAATTGTTCAATTTTAAAATGTTTCTTGATGTATTTGGATAACTGAGACAAGTAGACTAACTACATATTTGATGTTTACTCTTCTTATCTTGAACTAGGCTTTACATATACTGAGACGATTGTTCGTCTCCACCACACCTTTGACGGACGTGTTTCTGCGGAAGCCTGAGGCTCCTGAGGATGCTTTTGACTCCCTAAAGTGGAGCCCCAAAGACATTGTCATAGATAAGAAAGACACTAGAAAGGAAATGAGTTTGAAGCTTCTGATCAACAAATCCAATAACAGGGTGGTGTACGCAGAGGCCACAATTGACTTTTTGGACCTTCTAATCAGCTTCCTCACCTTCCCTCTTGGATCCGTAGTAAAGCTCTTGGGCCCAGGTTCTTCTATCGAATGTTTGGATAATTTGCACAAAAGCGTGGAGGATTTGAGCGGTGGCGACGATTGTATCATATCGGAGGATTGCAGGGCCATGCTACTAGACGCCAAGCTATCGCCACATTCAGGGTGTGACTCCCAGCTACTGCCGGTCGTGGAGGCAGGTCTTATGACAATCAACAGTTCTATGTTTAGTCGTTGTTTTTACTGTGGCATGAAAAATGGTCACTACAATCCAAACTGCCGTGGTGTCACGAACCGAGAACTGCATTTCATAAATCCAAAGGTGAGTGGTGGAGCCACAGAGTGTGGAGGAGGATTTGTGAAGGGACCAAATATGAAGTTTATGGTAACGGACGGGTTGGATGTGAAGCCTCTATCGTTTATTTCGGGCATTCCCATCATTGACAGATTCAATGTGCCCAACGATGTACAGAAGCGAGTAGTAAGCGTGAGCGTGGAAGAGGTAATGTAGATTGTTCCCTACATCGATTAGATTGAGAAATGCTAGGGCGACTCATGCTAGGTCGACTGGTTAACAGGCTGTCGGATATGACCAATGTGGCAGTGAGGGATCTGGCCCAATCATCAATTGTCGGATATCCATGTGCCAGGTGGACTGAATGTCTGCAATTGAATTATAGACCGTTGGCTGTCTTTTTCTTTtaacccatccatttttctcatgcACAGTGGACCAGCTGACAAGAAGTCCCATCTGATTTTTGAGCAAGGGTGTGTTTGCGATGGCCTCCTCATGATGAGTGGCCTAGATTCCCCATAGGCATTCTATGTTGGCACTTGGTCATCGAATTCTTCAACCTGTTTAACAGACTGCCATGGCTATGAACGCCAATTCCCTGCAACACACATTAAAAGCAACCGATGCAACAAAACTTTATGTGGAGCTCACTGTGATGTCTGtgacatctactccatccatccattgccCCATCTCATGCTAGGATGTGATCCAAAACATCCGGCAAAGTGCATCTCATCACAGGAACCAGTGGAGATGGGACGCCCACCAATGACATTTTCTTAGGCCCTACTCCTGATATTAATTAATGCTTTCCTTTCATCTTGGTGGTACCACGATGACATGTAAATACACGGTataccctaggaaggtttcaatagtgggcgttcctgttcccactgtttcatttggtataagcccaattaaaattttgaatttcttcaaTTTCTTATCACATCCTAAACAGTttagaactaaaaaaaaaaaatgatggattgaGTGGATTTGTTCAGTTTTCATTGCACGACTTTCTGTAATTGGCGTGTTCGGAAATTCGTGTCCCATGGCTTCCCTATACTACTTTTGCTAATAAGTTGGATCTCACCATGGATAGACTTTGCCCCAACTGAAAATGATCCAATCTGGAATAGAAGCAGaacgatttctttttctttctaaacaTACACTCATACTACTGTGTGATTTCAACAAAATGGGCACTTGAACCCATGTCCTAGATGACCTCGTGTTGGAACTCTTGTGAGTCTGCCACCTAGGCATGAGTAAGGAATCATAAGAATGCAAACTTATATTGGACTTGTCTGTGATCGCAGGCTCTCTCTCTCCTTAAGGCTTCTTTGTCCTCCAAGACCGTTCTGAGCGATGTCTTCTGTCAGAAGAATGCAAATCAATCTGAAATCAAATTGGAACGCAAATGACAATATCAATTATATGGCTAGGATTGTCTTATTTTCAACCATGCCTTACTATGACATGGAGGAGTATATCCGCTATCTTTTCTTGTTATAAAAACTTGGATTTGTAATTGATATACGTGTGTTTGAGGTTTGCTAGAACACATCCCTGTGTATTTGAGACTAGTAATTCTGATGTTCCCAAACTTTAGATTAGTCATCTTCAAATTGACGGTGAGATACAAGAAAGAGTTAAATGGTTACAAATGGGGAGGGAGCGGAAGAGTAACTGATTGTTAGTATTTTCTTATTAGTATGGTTTTTGAACCATGAGCCATCAAGGGAGACATGAAtaggtggacggtccagatccactCATAACTTCCACAAGGACGCTGAGACATTGATTGAGACTGCTCCACGTTTGTAAAATAGTTTCGGTAGAtaccggatcaagctgatatttgtgttttctcttattttgatgtctttttaaacttttgagcaagttgaatttcaaatgaacattatagtgggcgttaggatagtttcaactatGGGAAtcactccccactgttttctgtggtggggtccacaatagatttttatctgcctaattctttagctcatgccctaaaatgatatctcaaaatggatggacggtgtagatacaacacatacatcatagtggagcctacaaatcttggtgacgtaacttcagtagccccCTCGCCTACTCAACCTGTTAGCATCTAATTCGCATCCTGTGCAAAATTTTTTTTGTAACGGATGAGTTTGAACAAAACTCTAATGAAGTTGTTGTTCAACTATGTGCGAAATTTAATCAACTACACGAAAGATACATTCAATAGCTGCATTGTATAGTAATGAATTGTAAAATTGCAGTATTAAAAATTACAATACTTGTTTGGTGGTCAATAGATAATTTGACTCAACATTTTTGAGTTGGATAGGCATAATAAAATAGCaatgataatatttttatattatatataaaaaaatacactaatttttttatttatataaatgATACATAGTAAATTTgtaataattataaattcctttaaTAATTATTTATATCAAAAGATGCATAGTAAATGCGCACCACATCACAATGCATCCTATCTATCCAAACATGCCCGGGGTTTAATCGTTATTCAACTTCGTGT containing:
- the LOC131240726 gene encoding uncharacterized protein LOC131240726, translating into MAIKLKLLIDKEKNRVVLAESDEYFVDTLFSFLTIPIGAVVRLSSRNSNLGCMDALHESLENLDSRYLQTEAVKEMLLRPRSAWETQTKDLALNVDTELTRYYICRDSYLTGTHGSNPLISTVKNVQCRCGRAMAAEVLIKKSKPVADGINEGVFVKETMRFMIGDDLWVCPISTETYLSLLDKLGIRDWAALEERSVDVGADEALHLLRRLLVSKTPMTDVFLPKPDALGNAFDSQKLSPEDIATDKKDTGKTMSVKLLISKSINKVLYAEATNDFLDLLFSFLTFPLGSIVKLLGPGSSIGCLDNLRKSVEDLSGGDECIISEECRVMLLDPKLSLHMGCDNQLLPVVEVGPKTIDISKFCRCVFFRSDNGHSKSDCTGLRSLVCHFINPKLRGAATECGGGFVKGTKMKFIITDGLDVKPLSFISLNPILDRFNVPIGDVKKRVVSVGKEEALSLLKASLRSKTVLSDVFCQKKVYQSKIKLERE